In one Sphingomonas sanguinis genomic region, the following are encoded:
- a CDS encoding sigma-54-dependent transcriptional regulator, with protein MSAHGHPTGLSSGWEILLVEDDPVVARSTEILFRLAGHRLDIASDPGAAYSRLARRRYDAILLDMNFSAGCTNGQEGLGCIARMVADDPDARIIVITAHSGIRIAVAAMQAGARDFVTKPWRKDDLLTKCATVIGDRPAGGTPPPRPIGGTMLLGESPEMAAVRAVVQRVGPTVANIAVIGRSGSGRTLTAMAVHAASTDAADPPIRIDLRDAEQWHGLSEARGTVLLRHADRLDIVAQARLLDRLPMRLRCISIADSLAPLSPALRRRLCTLEIAVPPLAMRKGDAVILARHFAQTAGESFGRPRARLTPAAEAIVAATEWPDEVRGLAAAIERAVLLSDDGVIDAAAILPAPASTTLPETGPAAAFRLDDAEKLMIEAALKEHRHNISRAAAALGLSRGTLYRRMAQHGL; from the coding sequence GTGTCCGCGCACGGACACCCGACCGGACTGTCAAGCGGGTGGGAGATATTGCTGGTCGAGGACGATCCGGTCGTGGCACGGTCGACGGAAATCCTTTTTCGGCTGGCAGGCCATCGGCTCGACATCGCGAGCGATCCGGGTGCGGCCTATTCCCGGCTGGCGCGGCGGCGTTACGATGCGATCCTGCTCGACATGAATTTCTCGGCCGGATGCACCAACGGCCAGGAAGGACTGGGCTGCATCGCGCGGATGGTGGCGGACGACCCGGATGCACGGATCATCGTCATCACAGCGCATAGCGGCATACGCATCGCGGTCGCGGCGATGCAGGCGGGCGCACGCGACTTCGTGACGAAGCCCTGGCGCAAGGACGATCTGCTCACCAAATGCGCGACCGTCATCGGCGACCGCCCGGCCGGGGGGACGCCGCCGCCCCGCCCGATCGGTGGCACCATGCTGCTCGGCGAGTCCCCCGAGATGGCGGCGGTGCGCGCGGTCGTCCAGCGGGTCGGGCCGACCGTCGCCAACATCGCGGTCATCGGCCGGTCGGGGTCGGGACGGACGCTGACGGCGATGGCGGTTCATGCCGCCTCGACGGATGCCGCCGACCCGCCGATCCGGATCGACCTGCGCGATGCCGAGCAATGGCATGGATTGAGCGAGGCACGCGGAACGGTGCTGCTCCGCCATGCCGACCGGCTGGACATAGTCGCCCAGGCGCGGCTGCTCGACCGGCTGCCGATGAGGCTGCGCTGCATCAGCATCGCCGACAGCCTGGCGCCGCTGTCGCCAGCCCTGCGCCGCCGTCTCTGCACGCTGGAGATCGCGGTGCCGCCGCTCGCGATGCGCAAGGGCGATGCGGTGATCCTGGCGCGGCATTTCGCCCAGACGGCTGGAGAGAGTTTCGGCCGTCCTCGCGCCCGGCTGACCCCCGCCGCCGAGGCGATCGTCGCCGCGACCGAGTGGCCGGACGAGGTGCGCGGGCTGGCCGCCGCGATCGAGCGGGCTGTGCTGCTGTCCGATGACGGGGTGATCGACGCCGCCGCGATCCTGCCCGCCCCCGCGAGCACGACCCTGCCGGAAACCGGCCCGGCCGCTGCCTTCCGGCTCGACGATGCCGAGAAGCTGATGATCGAGGCCGCGTTGAAGGAGCATCGCCATAATATCTCCCGCGCCGCCGCCGCGCTGGGGCTCAGCCGGGGCACGCTATACCGGCGAATGGCGCAGCATGGGCTCTAG
- a CDS encoding 4'-phosphopantetheinyl transferase superfamily protein — protein MIPLRHDGPLDRLDWDGATPVVWRASDPGRGKRAPLADALLARLTGGSVRLVRSATGQPQVASPAGWYLGIAGRGGACLIAAARQPIAVDREVVDDAPPLWDMLTPAEVRDVRAAADTPRAWMRRWTIKEAHAKLIGDPRRIAAETIETRLIDDHLSTAHREGERASQCWTRDEGGAIETVALWA, from the coding sequence ATGATTCCGCTGCGGCATGACGGGCCGCTCGATCGGCTGGACTGGGATGGTGCCACGCCCGTCGTGTGGCGTGCGTCAGATCCGGGGCGAGGGAAGCGCGCTCCGCTGGCCGATGCGTTGCTCGCCCGACTGACGGGGGGATCGGTCCGGCTGGTGCGGAGTGCGACCGGCCAGCCGCAGGTCGCGTCCCCGGCGGGTTGGTATCTCGGCATCGCCGGGCGCGGCGGGGCCTGCCTGATCGCGGCGGCGCGGCAGCCCATCGCGGTGGACCGTGAAGTGGTGGACGATGCGCCCCCGCTCTGGGACATGCTGACCCCGGCGGAGGTGCGGGACGTGCGCGCCGCGGCCGATACGCCTCGGGCTTGGATGCGGCGTTGGACGATCAAGGAAGCGCATGCCAAGCTGATCGGCGATCCCCGCCGCATCGCCGCCGAGACGATCGAGACGCGGCTGATCGACGATCATTTATCGACCGCGCATCGCGAAGGCGAGCGTGCCTCGCAATGCTGGACCCGCGACGAGGGCGGGGCGATCGAGACGGTGGCGTTATGGGCATGA
- a CDS encoding S8 family serine peptidase: MDNKGTIVGVGVSRVSLLAIAAFCLVQAGSAAAQSQYVPPAPTGGYVMANGQRTADYNAALASWRQDRQFSVDYTKGYLGLEYAYVLGLSGKGQTIGINDAGVAMNHPLFAGSGKISGLRTPIPSTYGNDGMVNPRRPWEIHGTHVAGTAAGNRLANGVMFGNAFGANILSATTNFSAGDFLWWRDQILDNVMVATAQENIPALADTGRVRIINNSWGSTATQPYTLTPSQARAAFQQTLGGFYDPVLKNDVLVVFSAGNGGGVHASIDAVTPLNDLRLRSNWLSVTNYLADGTAAASTSLCGQTATWCVSGPGSSVVSSAPTYLVDGTAIRAKYTRAMYPAIYAATTLTQLQNAAVNAWLGVLNDYLNRRDAAKASGRFFDGEAERTKVAQQAVGISLAYGARFMTPDPDGYTSRLAQILTIPGNVALVGRDFSYSVLTQANALITAELQKYITFTGPGYAALTGTSMAAPNVSGFAALLMEYFPEYNTGLISDILVSSSKDLDTPGVDLRSGWGAPQMAVALRGPTALRDTREVTVASGTTDIWSNPITDARDRYSAEVLAGFPNDIGGLVKRGGGELILTAANSYSGPTRVEQGQLTVDGSLTRSAVTAVSGGILAGNGSVASLTAGSGGIVSPGSTGAFGTLTVAGNASLGSGSQFVADIGPAGASDRLAARSIVLGGGTLTLRPVNYVPRYGDSYTILTASNGITGSFGSATAFSAILYPELSYSAGRVTAAVGARPYASVVAATPVQTAYARLLDANRSAYANLRGTYDLLDLQDVGTIRGNLEAIAPRAETTRRAIGTTATDNIARFYRDRLNGMTPDGFAGGTVAMIGKPLEFAANAIVAPGRPQTVSDTPTSMVRENMLPDNVSAYLAGGYVDGSGAAMPGTIGGRDPFDGFYIAGGVEARVSDTAALGFGLSYSDIDGDQRFGQSAKGELIQGTLYGRLGGTLGPALDAQFGAGVYQSSTRRQGSFVGTAFDLRSRDNALALSSEVGASYTKGSGAVRFGPRVAIRTSSIDFTPTGETGTGPALVYGRERFLSVQGRAGLQIDATEGGFRPFASAYYVHDFEGRPGYFNAGFAGGTRAEARFLTATQDRNWGEISAGIAYRSGRATVSLAADSTVGREDVRNQSYRAGLKLSF; this comes from the coding sequence ATGGATAATAAGGGGACTATCGTGGGGGTGGGCGTTTCTCGCGTATCGTTGCTGGCGATCGCTGCATTTTGTCTCGTTCAGGCGGGCTCCGCCGCCGCGCAAAGCCAGTATGTGCCGCCCGCGCCGACCGGGGGCTATGTGATGGCTAATGGCCAGCGCACGGCGGACTATAACGCGGCGCTGGCGTCCTGGCGGCAGGACAGGCAATTCTCGGTCGATTACACCAAGGGCTATCTGGGGCTGGAATATGCCTATGTCCTGGGTCTGTCGGGCAAGGGGCAGACGATCGGCATCAACGATGCGGGCGTGGCGATGAACCATCCGCTGTTCGCCGGATCGGGCAAGATTTCGGGGCTGCGCACGCCGATCCCCTCGACCTATGGCAATGACGGCATGGTCAATCCCCGGCGGCCCTGGGAAATCCACGGCACCCATGTCGCGGGCACGGCGGCGGGCAACCGGCTGGCGAACGGCGTGATGTTCGGCAATGCGTTCGGCGCGAATATCCTGTCCGCGACGACCAACTTCTCGGCGGGCGACTTTCTGTGGTGGCGCGACCAGATCCTGGACAATGTCATGGTCGCGACCGCGCAGGAGAATATCCCCGCGCTCGCCGATACCGGGCGGGTCCGGATCATCAACAACAGCTGGGGGTCGACCGCGACCCAGCCTTATACGCTGACCCCGTCCCAGGCGCGGGCCGCGTTTCAGCAGACGCTGGGCGGCTTTTACGATCCGGTCCTGAAGAATGACGTGCTGGTCGTGTTTTCGGCGGGCAATGGCGGCGGCGTCCATGCCAGCATCGATGCGGTGACGCCGCTCAATGACCTGCGGCTGCGCTCCAACTGGCTGTCCGTCACCAATTATCTGGCGGACGGCACGGCGGCGGCCAGCACCAGTCTGTGCGGCCAGACCGCGACCTGGTGCGTGTCGGGGCCGGGCAGCTCGGTCGTGTCCTCGGCACCGACCTATCTGGTCGACGGCACCGCGATCCGCGCCAAATATACCCGCGCCATGTACCCGGCCATTTATGCCGCGACGACCTTGACCCAGTTGCAGAATGCGGCGGTCAATGCGTGGCTGGGCGTGCTGAACGACTATCTCAACCGGCGTGATGCGGCCAAGGCATCGGGGCGCTTCTTCGACGGGGAGGCCGAGCGGACCAAGGTGGCGCAGCAGGCGGTCGGCATCTCGCTGGCATACGGCGCGCGGTTCATGACGCCCGATCCCGATGGCTATACCAGCCGTCTGGCGCAGATCCTGACCATCCCCGGCAATGTCGCGCTGGTCGGCCGGGATTTCTCCTATTCGGTGCTGACCCAGGCCAATGCGCTCATCACCGCCGAGCTTCAGAAGTACATCACCTTCACCGGGCCGGGCTATGCCGCGCTGACCGGAACGTCGATGGCCGCGCCCAACGTTTCGGGCTTTGCGGCGCTGCTGATGGAGTATTTCCCCGAATATAATACCGGGCTGATCTCCGACATTCTCGTGTCCAGTTCCAAGGATCTCGACACGCCGGGCGTCGACCTGCGCTCAGGGTGGGGGGCGCCGCAGATGGCGGTGGCGCTGCGCGGGCCGACCGCGCTGCGCGACACGCGCGAAGTCACGGTGGCGTCGGGCACCACCGATATCTGGAGCAACCCGATCACCGACGCGCGCGACCGTTATTCGGCCGAGGTGCTGGCGGGCTTCCCGAATGACATCGGCGGTCTGGTCAAGCGGGGCGGCGGCGAGCTGATCCTGACCGCCGCCAACAGCTATAGCGGCCCGACCCGCGTCGAGCAGGGCCAGCTTACCGTGGACGGCAGCCTGACCCGCTCGGCGGTGACGGCGGTGTCCGGCGGTATCCTCGCCGGTAACGGTAGCGTCGCGTCGCTGACCGCCGGATCGGGCGGCATCGTCTCGCCCGGCAGCACCGGCGCATTTGGCACGCTGACGGTGGCGGGGAACGCCAGCCTGGGTTCGGGCAGCCAGTTCGTCGCCGATATCGGCCCCGCCGGGGCGTCGGACCGGCTGGCGGCGCGCAGCATCGTGCTCGGCGGCGGCACGCTGACGCTGCGGCCGGTCAATTATGTGCCGCGCTACGGCGACAGCTATACGATCCTGACCGCCTCGAACGGCATCACGGGCAGCTTCGGCAGCGCGACCGCGTTCAGCGCGATCCTCTATCCCGAGCTGAGCTACAGCGCCGGTCGGGTGACGGCGGCGGTGGGGGCCAGGCCCTATGCCAGCGTCGTGGCGGCGACGCCGGTGCAGACCGCCTATGCGCGGCTGCTCGACGCCAATCGTTCGGCCTATGCGAACTTGCGCGGCACCTACGACCTGCTCGACCTTCAGGATGTCGGCACGATCCGGGGCAATCTGGAGGCGATCGCGCCACGGGCGGAGACGACGCGCCGGGCGATCGGCACCACCGCGACGGACAATATCGCGCGCTTCTATCGCGACCGCCTGAACGGAATGACGCCGGACGGCTTTGCGGGCGGCACGGTCGCGATGATCGGCAAGCCGTTGGAATTCGCGGCCAACGCCATCGTCGCACCCGGCCGCCCCCAGACGGTCAGCGACACGCCAACCAGCATGGTTCGCGAAAACATGCTGCCCGACAATGTCTCCGCCTATCTGGCCGGAGGCTATGTCGACGGGTCGGGCGCAGCCATGCCCGGCACCATCGGCGGCCGCGATCCGTTCGACGGCTTCTATATCGCGGGCGGTGTCGAGGCGCGGGTGTCGGATACGGCGGCGCTGGGCTTCGGCCTGTCCTATTCGGACATCGACGGCGACCAGCGTTTCGGCCAGTCGGCCAAGGGCGAGCTGATCCAGGGCACGCTCTATGGGCGGCTCGGCGGCACGCTCGGCCCGGCGCTCGATGCGCAGTTCGGGGCGGGCGTGTACCAGTCCTCGACCCGGCGTCAGGGCAGCTTCGTCGGCACGGCGTTCGACCTGCGCTCGCGCGACAATGCGCTAGCGCTGTCGAGCGAGGTGGGCGCGAGCTACACCAAGGGCAGCGGCGCGGTACGCTTCGGCCCGCGCGTCGCGATCCGCACCAGCAGCATCGACTTCACCCCCACGGGCGAAACGGGCACCGGCCCGGCGCTGGTGTACGGTCGCGAGCGCTTCCTGAGCGTTCAGGGCCGCGCGGGGCTTCAGATCGACGCGACCGAAGGCGGCTTCCGCCCCTTCGCCTCGGCCTATTACGTCCATGATTTCGAGGGACGTCCGGGCTATTTCAACGCCGGTTTCGCAGGTGGCACGCGGGCGGAGGCGCGCTTCCTGACCGCGACGCAGGACCGCAACTGGGGCGAGATCAGCGCAGGCATCGCCTATCGCTCGGGTCGGGCGACCGTCTCGCTGGCGGCGGACTCGACGGTAGGGCGCGAGGATGTGCGCAACCAGTCCTATCGCGCCGGGCTGAAGCTGTCCTTCTGA
- a CDS encoding alpha/beta hydrolase: MTMFHRIARSLPASLSLLIAACSPLTTFDRLVPKDGGGRRVAEARPYGSDPRQTLDIYAPRAPAPGQRPVVVFFYGGSWNSGTRSGYAFVGRALAAQGFVVVIPDYRLVPAVRYPAFVEDGAAAVRWTEGHIAGFGGDPAKLVLMGHSAGAYIAAMLAVDDRWLGRDRQAVRGLVGLAGPYDFAPFDVDVARAAFGTWPRPEETQPVHWAGAGDPPALLLVGGEDKTVQPRNSEALAARLRAGGVPVTLRSYPKLGHVGLILSVARPFRGRAPVVADVATFVRQVTR, from the coding sequence ATGACGATGTTTCATCGGATCGCCCGATCGCTTCCCGCCTCGCTCTCGCTGCTGATCGCGGCCTGTTCGCCGCTGACCACCTTCGACAGGCTGGTGCCCAAGGATGGTGGCGGCAGGCGGGTGGCCGAAGCGCGACCCTATGGTTCCGACCCACGGCAGACGCTCGACATCTATGCGCCGCGTGCCCCCGCGCCGGGCCAGCGGCCGGTCGTGGTCTTCTTCTATGGCGGCAGCTGGAACAGCGGGACGCGCAGCGGCTATGCCTTTGTGGGCCGGGCGCTGGCGGCGCAGGGCTTCGTCGTGGTGATCCCCGATTACCGGCTGGTCCCCGCCGTGCGCTATCCCGCCTTTGTCGAGGACGGTGCGGCGGCGGTGCGCTGGACGGAGGGCCATATCGCCGGCTTCGGCGGCGATCCGGCGAAGCTGGTGCTGATGGGACATTCGGCGGGCGCCTATATCGCGGCGATGCTGGCGGTCGACGATCGGTGGCTGGGCCGCGACCGGCAGGCGGTGCGCGGGCTGGTCGGGCTGGCCGGTCCCTATGACTTCGCCCCCTTCGACGTGGATGTTGCCCGCGCGGCGTTCGGCACCTGGCCGCGCCCGGAGGAAACCCAGCCGGTCCATTGGGCCGGAGCGGGCGATCCCCCCGCGCTGCTGCTGGTCGGGGGCGAGGACAAGACGGTCCAGCCGCGCAACAGCGAAGCGCTGGCCGCCCGGCTGCGGGCGGGCGGCGTGCCGGTGACGCTGCGTTCCTACCCCAAGCTCGGCCATGTCGGACTGATCCTGTCGGTCGCCCGCCCCTTTCGCGGTCGCGCGCCGGTGGTGGCCGATGTCGCCACCTTCGTGCGACAGGTGACGCGTTAA
- a CDS encoding ABC transporter permease, with protein MNSFALLSLYRSLTRHKLYAALNIGGLAVGIAVFFVLGLYVRFETSFERWLPHHDQIYLVQNDWKRSDGPYFGKLPDSMGGLLDEMLQDFPGLVGTRYMGGEEGGSVMRGGIAQLEDVAQVDASFFQVFDLPMVAGDKATALADPSSVVISRSAARRFFGDADPIGRTLTLMLDDKSTRRVTGVFEDLPKTTDFRFSILTRLSTYHPEEWWTRWGSGSVLTYLRFPDEAAARAFENRIPGFIDRRGARDLGPNAASKFGLPLLPITRVHLEPANGESGGRKQTVVTLGVVGVLTLLIAVVNYINLASARAGLRAREVAMRKVLGADRATLIRQFLGEAILAVGVAGLLGLILAEIGLPLVNAAGGLSLAMPYAIVVPVLLLVSLVVGTAAGFYPAVLLSGFPAASVLASARTPGGGRAGARAREALVVFQFTLVIAFLIGTGVLVAQTRHLRTADLGFRRDGMLILPWVSYVDAAKRPALIAAFKAVPGVTMVATADTAMGRLGNNNAANVAVPGRPGPGPSLRQINVGSDFFGLYGPRLLAGRFFDDAHRTDDGTDRKRGDPRNIVINREAVTALGFASPEQAIGKTVGQEHPLTIIGVIDALRFFSPRTPPQPTYYYYTRGIVRWPSVTIRFIGDPRTVMNAVRAAWQRVAPEAPFKGDTSVQLLQSYYDADERATRLFGIGAGLAVLIGCVGLWGLASFNTARRVKEIGIRKVLGASSADIVRLLVGQFLRPVLIANVIAWPLAFVAMRTWLAGFDDRISLSPLFFVGASLLAIVIAVLTVLGQSLRASRATPAWALRHD; from the coding sequence GTGAACAGCTTTGCCCTTCTCTCGCTCTACCGTTCGCTGACCCGCCACAAACTCTATGCCGCGCTCAATATCGGCGGGCTGGCGGTTGGGATCGCGGTGTTCTTCGTGCTCGGCCTCTATGTGCGGTTCGAGACGAGCTTCGAGCGATGGCTGCCGCATCATGATCAGATCTATCTGGTCCAGAACGACTGGAAGCGCAGTGACGGGCCCTATTTTGGCAAGTTACCCGATTCGATGGGCGGTCTGCTGGACGAGATGCTACAGGATTTCCCCGGCCTGGTCGGCACCCGGTATATGGGCGGCGAGGAGGGCGGCAGCGTCATGCGCGGCGGTATCGCCCAGTTGGAGGATGTCGCACAGGTCGACGCCTCCTTCTTCCAGGTCTTCGACCTGCCGATGGTGGCAGGCGACAAGGCGACCGCGCTGGCCGATCCGTCGAGCGTGGTCATCAGCCGTTCGGCGGCACGCCGCTTTTTCGGCGATGCCGATCCGATCGGGCGGACCCTGACCCTGATGCTGGACGACAAATCCACGCGCCGCGTGACCGGCGTGTTCGAGGATCTGCCCAAGACGACCGATTTCCGGTTCTCGATCCTGACCCGCCTGTCGACCTATCATCCGGAGGAATGGTGGACCCGCTGGGGTAGCGGATCGGTGCTGACCTATCTGCGCTTCCCCGACGAGGCGGCAGCCAGGGCGTTCGAGAACCGGATACCCGGTTTTATCGATCGTCGCGGAGCGCGTGATCTGGGCCCGAACGCCGCGTCGAAATTCGGGCTGCCACTGTTGCCCATCACGCGCGTCCATCTGGAGCCGGCGAACGGGGAAAGCGGCGGGCGCAAGCAGACCGTGGTGACGCTGGGCGTGGTCGGCGTCCTCACCCTGCTGATCGCGGTGGTGAACTATATCAATCTGGCGAGCGCACGGGCGGGTTTGCGGGCGCGGGAAGTGGCGATGCGCAAGGTGCTGGGCGCCGACCGCGCGACGTTGATCCGCCAATTCCTGGGCGAGGCGATCCTGGCGGTCGGCGTGGCCGGGCTGCTGGGCCTGATCCTGGCGGAGATCGGCCTGCCACTGGTCAACGCGGCGGGCGGACTGTCGCTCGCCATGCCCTATGCCATCGTCGTGCCCGTGCTGTTGCTGGTGTCGCTGGTGGTCGGGACGGCGGCGGGTTTTTACCCGGCGGTTCTGTTGTCCGGCTTTCCCGCAGCCTCGGTGCTCGCGTCCGCGCGGACGCCGGGCGGCGGCCGGGCGGGGGCACGGGCGCGCGAGGCGTTGGTCGTCTTCCAGTTCACCCTGGTTATCGCCTTCCTGATCGGCACCGGCGTGCTGGTCGCGCAGACCCGGCATCTCCGCACCGCCGATCTGGGCTTTCGCCGCGACGGGATGCTGATCCTGCCATGGGTCAGCTATGTCGATGCCGCCAAGCGCCCCGCGTTGATCGCGGCGTTCAAGGCAGTGCCCGGCGTCACGATGGTCGCCACCGCCGACACGGCCATGGGCAGGCTGGGCAACAACAATGCCGCGAATGTCGCGGTCCCCGGACGGCCGGGTCCGGGTCCTTCGCTGCGCCAGATCAATGTCGGCAGCGACTTTTTCGGACTCTACGGCCCTCGGCTGCTGGCCGGGCGCTTCTTCGACGATGCGCATCGGACGGACGACGGCACTGACCGGAAACGCGGCGACCCGCGCAATATCGTCATCAATCGTGAGGCGGTGACGGCACTGGGCTTTGCGTCGCCCGAACAGGCGATCGGCAAGACCGTCGGGCAGGAGCATCCGCTGACCATCATCGGCGTCATCGACGCGCTGCGCTTCTTCTCGCCTCGTACTCCGCCCCAGCCGACCTATTATTACTACACGCGCGGGATCGTGCGTTGGCCCTCGGTCACGATCCGCTTCATCGGCGATCCGCGTACCGTCATGAACGCTGTCCGGGCCGCGTGGCAGCGGGTCGCGCCAGAGGCGCCGTTCAAGGGGGATACGAGCGTCCAACTGCTCCAGAGCTATTATGACGCCGATGAACGGGCGACGCGGCTGTTCGGGATCGGCGCGGGTCTGGCGGTGCTGATCGGCTGTGTCGGCCTGTGGGGCCTGGCGTCGTTCAACACGGCGCGGCGGGTCAAGGAGATCGGCATCCGCAAGGTGCTGGGCGCCTCATCGGCCGATATCGTCCGCTTGCTGGTCGGGCAGTTCCTGCGGCCGGTCTTGATCGCCAACGTCATCGCCTGGCCTTTGGCGTTCGTCGCGATGCGGACTTGGCTGGCGGGGTTCGACGATCGGATCAGCCTGTCGCCGCTCTTCTTCGTCGGGGCCAGCCTGCTTGCGATCGTCATCGCGGTGCTGACCGTGCTGGGCCAGTCGCTGCGCGCCAGCCGCGCCACGCCCGCCTGGGCCTTGCGCCACGATTGA
- a CDS encoding sensor histidine kinase, whose product MGSRLALAIIGAGAALAWVHGLWLALAGGALAILALLLADRLTARRPVAMAVAPDEPDAASHRLLLDASPTPLLLIDGSVVRALNRAARQLFATDDRVLPVPPPLIDRTATHLRHAGRSWRADRVDVASRSVVALIDVESEERTAEARASAEMIQVLGHEMLNGLVPIVSLAECGLAAAEARDSDPALLPEILTTLARRAEGLQRFTEAYRSLARLPPPMRQDTALAELIDDLARLFAGRWPQAVLTVAVPPDLIGAIDRDQLSQALWALLQNAVEATGETGHVDLSVMASDRHWTIEVSDDGPGIPADRTAAIFRPFDTTKPTGSGIGLSLARRIAQGHGGMLDLLPIAPTTFRMRLPSDIGGDSAQTPY is encoded by the coding sequence ATGGGCTCTAGGCTGGCGCTAGCGATTATCGGGGCAGGGGCGGCGCTGGCCTGGGTGCATGGCCTCTGGCTGGCCCTGGCAGGCGGGGCGCTGGCGATCCTCGCCCTGTTACTGGCCGATCGGCTCACCGCCCGGCGTCCGGTCGCGATGGCGGTCGCGCCGGATGAACCCGATGCGGCCAGCCACCGCCTGTTACTCGACGCCTCGCCCACGCCGCTGTTGTTGATTGATGGATCAGTGGTCCGCGCGCTGAACCGGGCGGCGAGACAATTGTTCGCCACCGACGACCGCGTCCTGCCCGTACCGCCGCCGCTGATCGACCGCACGGCGACGCATCTGCGCCATGCCGGGCGAAGCTGGCGCGCCGACCGGGTCGATGTCGCCAGCCGGTCCGTCGTCGCGCTGATCGATGTGGAGAGCGAGGAACGCACCGCCGAGGCGCGGGCGAGTGCCGAGATGATCCAGGTGCTGGGACATGAAATGCTCAACGGCCTGGTCCCCATCGTCTCGCTGGCCGAATGCGGGCTGGCGGCGGCCGAGGCGCGTGACAGCGATCCGGCGCTGCTGCCCGAAATCCTCACGACCCTCGCCCGCCGGGCGGAGGGGTTGCAGCGCTTCACCGAAGCCTATCGCTCGCTCGCCCGGTTGCCTCCACCGATGCGGCAGGACACCGCGCTGGCGGAACTGATCGACGATCTGGCGCGGCTGTTCGCGGGGCGCTGGCCACAGGCCGTGCTGACCGTCGCCGTGCCACCGGACCTGATCGGCGCCATCGACCGCGATCAGCTCAGCCAGGCGCTATGGGCGCTGTTGCAGAACGCCGTCGAGGCGACGGGCGAAACGGGCCATGTCGACCTGTCCGTCATGGCTTCGGACAGACATTGGACCATCGAGGTCAGCGACGACGGCCCCGGCATTCCGGCGGACCGAACGGCGGCGATCTTCCGCCCCTTCGACACGACAAAACCGACGGGAAGCGGTATCGGCCTCAGCCTGGCACGCCGGATCGCGCAGGGGCATGGCGGCATGCTGGACCTGCTGCCGATCGCGCCCACGACGTTCCGTATGCGCCTGCCGTCCGACATAGGCGGCGACTCTGCGCAAACGCCCTATTGA
- a CDS encoding GNAT family N-acetyltransferase — protein sequence MIDVEVRPYVEADRDDVLAIFDANRADYFGAGDRDWLIETLDEPDGPAFVVAIDGRAAAFGGYEVWDHYNKALLYWGMAAPAWHGCGLGRLLLMARLHHVAVHADPPTRYVTVDTSPQVAPFFLRCGFEQTAVWPDGYRSGMTMHELRFDLAKLSAQELAARCDDALVAVRQAIRQPR from the coding sequence ATGATCGATGTCGAGGTCCGCCCCTATGTGGAGGCCGACCGTGACGATGTGCTGGCGATCTTCGACGCCAATCGGGCCGACTATTTCGGAGCGGGGGACCGCGACTGGCTGATCGAGACGCTCGACGAGCCGGACGGTCCCGCCTTCGTCGTCGCGATCGACGGACGCGCGGCGGCGTTCGGCGGCTACGAGGTCTGGGACCATTACAACAAGGCTTTGCTCTATTGGGGCATGGCGGCACCGGCCTGGCATGGCTGCGGACTGGGGCGGCTGTTGCTGATGGCGCGGTTGCATCATGTCGCGGTCCATGCCGACCCGCCGACGCGCTATGTCACGGTCGACACCTCACCGCAGGTCGCGCCGTTCTTCCTGCGCTGCGGCTTCGAGCAGACGGCGGTCTGGCCCGACGGCTATCGATCCGGCATGACCATGCACGAGCTGCGTTTCGATCTGGCGAAGCTGTCGGCGCAAGAGTTGGCGGCCCGCTGCGACGACGCGCTGGTGGCCGTGCGTCAGGCGATTCGCCAGCCTCGCTGA